From the genome of Alicyclobacillus sp. SO9:
ACCTGTACTTTCTGAAAAGTGCGTACTGATGTATGGTGTCCACCACGCATCTCGTTCCGAAAGAGATTGTTTCATCAACATGCTATGTACTCGATCTGCATTGAAGAAATTTCTGGGGCTAGTTGCAGTAAGTATTATTGAATCCCAAAATTTATCGAAGGTGCCTTTTCTCCTCAATACTTCTTTGTTCACGTACGGCAGTACCTTCTCGCTGATGGTGTCCACCTTTCTCCAAATCAGACTACCAACAAAAGCTTCCACCACTGGATAAAAGGATTTACAATAAGGTGCTACCTCATATAGTTCCATCCCAATGGCCTCTGGCAGTTGAATAGTAAGTGCTTCGATAAGCCCCTTATTGATTTCACACGATCTTTCATCTTTCACATAACCATGTAACTCTTGCCCTTCTTGGAAGGATAGACCCGGGTTATCCTTAATTAAGTAGTGCTGCAGCAAATACGATACAGAAATGTGATCATCAAATCTTTCATAAGCAAAATAAACCCCAGTTACGTACTCTTGGCCATTGTAAAATAGGTTTTCAGTGATAACACCTTCATTGATAAGTTCATCAAGGAACCGTCGCCAATCACTTGTGTAGTCTCTAGTTTCATCACATACAAGTTTGTTTGCATCCTTATAAGGAACATAACCTAGTTTGCTTTCCATTTTCCTAGCAATCAGTGACATCACGGCGCTTCTCACTAAATTGATATTAGACGGATAGTCGAGCTTAGAGGCGGTACTTAACCTTTCATTGATGCTATTTACATAAAAATCCAAGATTTGAGATATCCCCTCCAACCCCTCGGGAATCACCGTAAGTCCTGAATTATACAGTCCTTCACAAAATATCTTTAGAAACAACGGGTTTTGAAATTCTGGATGGAGTAGTGGGACACTCGGTTGTTGAATGTTATAACTATCAAAAAACAGTTTTGAAGCTTCATACTCTACTTCCGCAAAGCCATAATGTGTGACCCTTATGGCAACGTCATTGGTAATAATATCAGAAGGTAAAAGCAGTGTTTCATAGGACGTTCTGACACTAATCACCAATCCTATCCATTTATATTTCCTGACAGTTCTTATAAACCCTCTGATATGCTCCGTCCAGAAAAACCTTCCTCGACCTTCATTTATGGCGTCGATCATAATCAATGCCCTTGAACCAATAGACTGAGCCTTCGCATTTATTGCTCCTAAAAACTCCTCTTCGTTCATATCTACTCTAAGTTGGTTGTTCAGAATTTGTGTCCATGGGTTGTCATCGTTGGTGAAATGCTGTCCCAAGAGTAGAATGGTTGGTATTCCCAACTCAGCCTTATGTTTTGCCACGTCTGCGAGCATATGCGACTTTCCAATCCCCGCTTCACCTTTCAATATCATTATCGGTGTGTTGGCAAGTAAGGAACTTGGTCCGGTCAGAAAATCGTAAAGCTCCGTTAAAGCAACTTCCAACTGCCTTAACGAATATAGCTCCGAGTTGAATTGATTACTTTCCAACGAATGCATATTCCCTTTGTTATCTTGGTTCGCCTTGCCTTCTTTGCCTCTATTTTTGTAGTAATATTCAACACAAATTCCGACTGAATCACTCATCTTAAGACAAATATTCGCCATTTTCGTTAATGGAACATCATTCATTTCGCTTAAGACAATGCCATCAAAGGCTTCCCTAAGAGTTTTTGAAGCGTCAGAAATGGCCTCAGCCGCCGACCTTAGGGTGTCTTCCCTCACTCCATTCACTATACTCTTAATATCCTTTTGAACTTGACGATACAGATGTTCAAATTGCTCACAGAAGGTCTGCTCTCTGGTAATCCCGTCAAAAGTCCTTGATAGATCCAACTCGAAGTTCAGCTTAGGGGTGTACCTTTTGCCTAGTGAATCAATGCTCACATCTAATCTGTCTCTAAACCATCCCTCGGAAAAGTCCTCAGCAGCAAACCAGAAAAACCTTGTACCAACATGCTTTTCTTGAGAGAGTCTTGAAAGCAATTCAGAGCTGCCCCAAAACTCGAATTCAATGTGTCTACCCTGAGCAGCAGCATGTTCTGTCCACGTTTGGACGTGTTTATTCCACTTATCCATAAACCACTTTTCGTTATCAATTCTTGGGTCCTGCCTGTCCAACGGAATACAAATGTAGTATTTCACCAAGCTCGAGTGCGTCCGAAATGCAGTCTTGAAAGACTTGTCCAATTGTTTCCACTGAGAATCTCCCATTGAATCAAAGTATTTAGCTTGCCAACCATATTCTTTACCATTCTTTAATCGACAGTATGCTTCTACACCCCCATCCGGTGCTCCCACTCTTATAAACGAGATTTTTCCCCTGATTTCCTCTCCACGAGCGATTTGACATACCAGCTCTTCAAACGCATTATTTTGTGAATTATTATAACTTCTTATGTTTCTCCAACTAAATTGCGTAATTGGTATCACCCTCATTTCGAACAAGGAGTACGGGCTATGAATCCCAAAAGGTCCAGACAACGTCTGCTGTACCCTCACGTTCCAGATACAGTCAATTGCACACCGACTAGCCGGACCCTGGCTAACCACTTATCTAGGTCTTCGTCAAGGAAGAGATCGCATGACTATAATTTATCAGAAGTGCTATTAGTAAAAAAGTTCCTATAAATATCACGAGCATTGGTGTAAGAGTCTTAGCAGTGTTTCTCCGAACCGACTACAACAAGACGAAGCGTTCACAACCTTGACAAACCCTAGAATATTCTGGGCAACTAGTCCTCCAGCATACAAATACTTCTGCATCTTCCACATCTCAAAGATACAAAAAATGCAGCGTTCGGATATGCTTGCGCTTCGATTATTTCTTGCAGATCCTAATCGAAGTATGTGTCATTAACGCCTCCTTATTCGCCAAATAGATTGGATACGCTTCCCAGTAACGGGTCAAACGGAAAATTATCCAAGCGACCAATCGACCTCATTCATCCTGATGTATAATGAAACCACGAAAGATTTCGGACGATTGTGTTCGTCAAGCAAAAAGTTGACCCACCTCGGCGTGGTCAACTATTAGATTAGCGAACACAGACGATCCCTATATACCACGTGAATCTTTATAATCTAAGGTGGTTTTGCAAATGTTTGTACCGATGAATGAAGCAAAAAAATATCAGTTCAAACCCTATGAAGAGTGCCCTTGTGAGAGTGGACAGAAATACAAGTTCTGTTGCTACGCTAAAAGCAGAAATTCTAAAGTTGATTTCAGAGACTATAGCGCTACTCGGATTACTGCGGAAGGGCGCAGATTATTAAAAGATACTGAGTTTAAAATGTGCTTTGCGTTTGACACATCTGAGTGCAGCAAGGACTTAATTGGCGCCCACTCAATCCAAAACAATGGGGTATTAGACAAGATCTCCGTAGAAAATCATGTTTACGCCTTGAGTTCGGAAATTGATCAAAACACAATGTATCCTCAATTGGAATTTACGCCTATCGGTAAAAACCAGGCTAGTATATTTTCGGGGTTTTGTAAAAAGCATGATGAAGATTACTTTAAATGCATTGAAGACAAGGATTACGAAGGAACACTTGAACAAAATTATTGGTTTGGGTTTAGAGCCTTATGTTTTGAACTGCACAGAAAATTAAGGCTGAAGAAGAGCTTTGCTAATTTTTTCAAAAAATACCCCGGAGCCACTAGGACACCTTCCATTTATACAGAGTATTACAACACTAAACTTAGCATTAGGGACTCATGGACAGAGTATGAAAGATTCAAGAGTGCGTATGCTAAGAAATCCTTCAATAACTTGGAATCCATTGTTAAAGTGGTGCCATTTACAGTTGGATTTACAGCTACAACTTCTGTGGGTGTAGGTATGGACATGGAAGGCAACCTAGCAGCAGACATTTATAATTACAATGACAAGCATTTCATCCCTAACTTATACGTTTCTGTTATTCCTAAAGAAAACATGACGCTTATCATTATTTCAAGGTTTCACGAAGATAACTGCTATAAAAATATCCTATCGCAATTAAATGGTAACGAAAATGATGAGAAACTATTTCGTTATATTAGCTTTTGCTTAGCCGAATACAGTGAGAATGTCTACTTCTCTCCTGCTGTAATTGATTCTTTGAGTGAGGCCAACAAGAGGAAAATAAAGACTGCCTTCATGGGAGTATTAAGTCCAACACCTGAACTAAGACTTCGTAATCTTTATGCGACGACATCGTTGAATCTGTTCGACTTAAAACTGTAATACTCCCGCTTAAGCCGGTAAACAAGTGATTTTTTGGAAGTTTCATCTTACCGGGACATGATCCAACCCCGTGATAGAATCTCCCACACTGTCTTACCACCTAATTCACGTGGCATCTTGACTGTCCTCACGAAAATGTGCCCACGTCCTCTAATTGTCCTTGACACTATTCCTCCCAGATCAACGTTTAAGAGCTCGCTCACTGCAAGTCCCGAATTGATTCCGAGAACAAACAGTACATAAGACCGCAAACTACTAGCTCGCAAAATTTTCCTTATGGGTTCACTCTGTGTGCGGTCACGAATGAGTTGGACTAATTCCATCAGAAAGCCTCCCTTATACGAAAGATATATAACATCATCTCAAAGACTAGTTTTGTTTCATTGAATAATAGCAGCAGTAAACCCTAGACATGAACATCGCCTGAAATCCCAAGAGAGGCACAGGAACACAGTGATTTGGCAAATGATACACAATTCTATTGTGTATCATTGAACTCCACTGTTTCTCTATCACCGAAATACGAACTTGCTATCTGCCTCTAATCTTGTTTAGAATTTGACAAAATGGCATCGTCGTAGTAATCTATAAATGTAAAGTTCGATAGTAGTATAATGGTTATATTTGTGCGTTGAAGTACAGTGATTATCTTGTTAAACTGGCCTCATTCTATCGGATGGAGGTCTATTTGTGATTATACATCAGGTTGTCCGTATGAAGGAAACTGGAAGAGTCGTCTATTCAACTCACACCCCCTGCTCCATGATCTTTCCCCTGGTCGTAGTTCGTACCGTCGAAGTAGCTCTGGGATTTCAACGAATACGAGACAAAAAAAAGATATCCTCTATTTCCCGGTATTTACGTCAGCCCTTCACGCCCCTACCCGAGCTTACGATGGTTTGTGACGGTGAAGTTGAATTTATTCCCTACGATTCGAGATATCCCGACTATGGAGCGCTTCATGTATCGGCACTGGAGTTGCTTGATGGGCAGCACCGTCTGTTTGGTGCAGAGCTCTTGTACCGAAGGTCAAAACATAGCTACGATACAATGCTAAGAATGAAAGTCTACCACAATCTCACTCACGATGAAAGGATACAGGTGTTTTGTGACCTCAACGAGTATGCGACTAAACTACCACAGAGCCACATTCGACTTCTGAGGGACAAATCGTTCGCAACACTTGAATCCATAAGACTGGAACAAAGTGAAAATTCACCTCTCAATGGTCTTATTGCTCTAGATGGAAAACGGGGCAAGGCGTTTGGAAAATTTATTACCCTTGAATCCTTTGCTCGGGCTATTGAGGAGATTTGTAAATCACCTAAACTTGGTGCATTACAATCCGAAAAGCGTTCAGAACTCATAGAGATGTTTTTCACATATGTGTTTTCAGAGCTAAGCGACTTTTTAACACCTGAGTATCGACTTCTCAATTCTTACGGGGTTGCATTCCTTGGTGCTGTAGGCAGGGAATACATGCAAGAGTGTCTTAGAAACGGGGAACTGGACTCTGACCGTTTTCAGGGTCTTATCACTCTCCTGCGTCGGCATGAGTGGAGCAAGGAAAAAGGAGTGACAGGTATGGTTTCTGGTCATCAGCATGCACAAAAGTTTCTTCGTGACGTGGTGTTCCGGGTAAATGCGGCCGGCTAAGCCACTAACAGGCGCAAAATATGGGTTCTGTGTTGGGAACTTAGAGACCTTTCCTACGGGTTGCTGAGACAGTCATTTAAAAAGGCAATCAAGCCCCTGTAGAGAACAGTGGCTTGATTGATCGAAAGGGATACTTGTGTGTTGCCTCTTGGTAAACGTCATAGATCAACATCCTTGTGCCTTCCCACCAGTTTAGCTTCTTCTCTCTCAAGACAAGAGAGGTAAGCAGTACCACTAATCTCGATCATCGGGGTACCATGAAATAGTTTAGAAAGGGTATCGAATCGCAATGATGTTCGAACTCCAGGACATCGGCCGGCGGCCACGTCTACTAGAATAAAGAGTGCTAGTACGACCAAGATCTATTGCCATCATTATCGAGATCACGTCCTTTAAGCCCACATTGCCAATACACTACTTACCAGAGACGGACAGCATCTCTCCAGCCACTTTTCCTAGCAAAACGGTCAATCCGTGTTCAAACTCCAGCGATTCATCATCTGTCCCGGTAGTAGCGTGACACAATTCATGCAGCAAGGTTCCCGCAAAGTCATGTAACGTGGCCAACTGGTCTCTTCGAATAACGATCATCTCTCTTGCGGGGTCCCACAGACCCAGAGCCTGATTGTGGTCATAGCTGTTCATTCGCATCGTCTCAGAGATTTTGATAGCTTTAACTCTCTTTGCGTTACGTCCAACAACTTTGACGAGTCTATCTCTGTATGCAAATACAGCCTGCTCCTTCTTGGATAAAGCTTCTGGTTCAATGAAATTGAACTGGAAACTATCGTTCCACTGATTACGATATTCCCCTAAATCAATAATGGGGTTACCTTCAAAGTCACGAATCCTTCCAAACTTCGCTGCAATATCCTCCGGTACAATGATGATACGTTTTCCGTCGTCTTCTGCGTGTGATACCAGGGAACCACCGGTTCGAAGGTCTTCAGAAGTAAGAAATATCACATTGTCTGTGGAGTTAAGAATTTTACAGGCATGCAAAGCAACATCGGTCCAGTCTAACTCGTCGTGCATAGTTCCTCGCTGAAAGTTTTGCAAGTCGTTTGCGAGGTCATCGGCAACTGACGATGAACTACAGGCTAACAGAATCGACTTTACCCGATCCGTGTAGGCGGAACGTCCGACATTCGTTCTCTCTCGATTCAACGCCTTTCGCAGCTTGGCGGACGGTGAGGTAACATTGTACGAAAATAAGAAATTATCCTCTTCAGCGATACACAAGCCATTTACGTATATCCTCCCCTTCAGCCTTGGCTGTCTACGAATCACGCTACCTTTGGAAGTTGTCTCCAGAACTTCTTCTTCGCTAAACTGGAGAAAATATGACTTGGCAGTCTCGATGTCAGTGTCTTTTACTCCATCCATAACAAAGTCCGTTCCTATAAATGCTTTGTCAGACGGTGCTGAAATGTATGCGTGCAGCGTGGCGACGTCGGAAAACCCATGCTTGCCTGCTTTAGCAACTGTGATATCCCCATGCTTTGAGAAAATTGAAATTTTGACCTTGTGACGGTCAAAGGTAGCGAAAGCATCCTTCAGTCCAAATCCAAATTTACCAATCACAATATCTTTATTCTTCAACTTTTCCTTGTTCTCGTTCTGTGTTAAATGCTCATATTTGAGTCCTCGTCCAAAGTCACGAAGGTGCCATTTTCCTTGGTCGTCTTTGAAAATCTCTGGTGGTTGTGTCTTGGTTAAAACTTGCTCGTCCAATGCATTCGCAAGTATCTCACGAACAGCGTACGCAACCGACCAATGTTCAAGAACCTTCTCAATATTCAGGTCAAATAACCGTGCTTCCCCTGACATAGCCCCACCCCCATGTGGTTAATTCTACCACGAGATGGAAATTCAAATCTATTCCAGTAGGGAAATAGTCGACCTAACGTGCACTTTAACCACCACCGGATTATGTAGCGGGGACTGCCAGTGCGGTCCCCAAATTATCATTGCACCTTCCAAGTCAATGCTCGTACATGACTGTCAATCTGCGGTCGCACCAGGTCAATTACGTTTTGTCTTGTCGACCGATATGTTCTCACGACCTCATCCCAGGCAGCGTCGATGTTAAACCGATTGCCATCAACTACGATTGTCCATGCGAGTTCCGCATTTAACGGTATCTCGATCTTGTTCTCTCTGCAGTACAAATACCCAATGTCTGAAGGATATCCATCTCTCAGACCCTGTACGTAGGCCGTCAACTCCCTGGATGACCAATACTTAATAGTGCCTAACTCGGCCGCTACTAGCGTCATTTCCCAATCCTTCAGCCCTTCCTCACGGCTGCCAACATAATACACCACTACGCCATCGGAGAGAACAGCACTCTCCAGGTGATCAAATGAGCAACCATCTTTCAGTAGCGAGTCTCTCAAAAACTGACTATTTGTTAAACCCCGAATGGGAACAAAACCGGTCGGGCCAAGTGGGCAGTTGCCACCGACATCACTGTGTCTATGCATACGTGTGTACTGTGCGGGTGTTCCTGCAATCTCAAAAGCCTCTTGTAATGCTCCTTCCCACAAACGGCGGAATTCAGGGTCCATCCACTGTGAATGCCGATCCTTTCTATCCGTGTGTTTTCCGAACCAAATAACGTTTTCCACGCCTTCCAGCGTAGGAACTGGCCCTCTGGTTGAACTCATGATCAAATCCCCTTCTATTCGGCCTGTCGCCGTTGATGCCAGACAGCCTATAAAAGGTTGTCCCGATAATGCAAGCATCTGGGGAGTGTTTCTTGCTAACAGGCGCACTATTTCATACTCATTCACACAGGCAGAATAGTCCTTAGACTTAGATAAACCGTGGTACTCACGGCATGAAAACTGTGCGAGACAGTCCTATTCCATGAAAACTCCGTGCTCTAGTTCACTGTTTGAATCAATAACCGGAATGGGTTGGTCACAGATTAGTAAAAATCCGCCAAGAAATTGGACAGGATTGCCGTGAGACTCAGTGGAAGATTTCGCACAGGTATTTTCTCCAACCAACAGGATATTCAAAGCGATATAGGGAGGGGCTTTAACATGCCCATAAGTCTATTCAAGGATGGTCATCAGAAGTTCGAAGACCGCTGCATCCCATTGGTAGAGGCGATTGAATGCGATTTCGGTTTTGATGAAATTAGGTTGCCAGATATGAGCCAGGTGAAAGAGGCCAGCGAATTATTGGGAATTAACCCCCTACTTCTGTTTGTTCAAGGCTCGAAACACATGCCCTATTTTTATTATCACGATCATGTGATGTGTAACCTGAGAGCATTACAAACGGACTATCTCAAACACATAGAGGCTGACGTATTCATCAAAACCTCACATGCATCCATGACACAGTCTCTTCAAACGAGCGACTTTGAACGAGCCTTTCTCCGGATGAACAAACGACACCTGTTCGATTCTTATCAGGAACTGTTTGACGTGATCCCGGATCATCTTAAGTTTGATGTTTTCATCGATGCTTACCAGATGTCGGAATACGGGTTCAGTCAGATCAATCAAGAAGCAGTAAAAGAGGTCGCCACCTACTGTGCGTACTCCCACGTAAAACAGATAACGAGGAAAAAGCTTAAGTCGAAGACGCAACGAGGGGGCTTCATTACCTTATATCGTGGCGCAGGAGACCTTTCATCTCCGTTAAACGAGGCATATTCATGGACGACAGACAAAAAAGTCGCTTTGTTTTTCGCAAATCGCTTTGGAAAAGGCCGTCTCTACCGTGCCAAAGTACACATCTCAAACGTGCTGGCTTATCTTACGGATAGAGATGAGAGCGAAGTGCTGGTACTGCCAGAAGATCTGATACATTTTGAAGAATTGATATAGGGTCAATTTGAAGCTACAACTTTACTCCATTCCTTAAGCGCAGCTTTGCGGCTGCCATTGTAGTATACTGCGATGCCTTCTCTCACCTTTACACTGTGTAGGTGGGCGCAGCCTTTTCCTAAAATTGCGTCTCTCAGCAATCGGCTGTTCAGATGTCCCGAGACGGGAAACAGATGCCTGATAGCATCTGATGGTGCATTACCAATATCACTTCCTTGCTTCATTTGTCGGTATTGCTTTGGATTCTCTGCGACTTCAAATGCCTCCCGCAGTCGTTTTATCCAAACGGCATAAAATTGCATGTCCATCCACTGTGTATGCCGAGTCCTGTTGTCCTTGCTCTGGCCAAACCACACTACGTTTTTCAGTTCTGCCAGTGTCCCCACTGGTTGTTTCCCTGACTCCATCATCAAATCCCCTCTCGGCCTAATGCCGTTGATGTGTGACAGCCTACAAAGGGTTGATCGGATAGTGCAAGTCACAGGAAACAGTTTTCTTTACTATTTTCAAAATACGGTCAGATTCTCCTGAACGGCATGTCGTTTAATGCAGATTTGAGACATACTGCTGCTGAAGGAGTTTGATAATATCGAGCAAAATCGCATCGTTCGACGAATTGATACCTTGGGACGAGTGGTTCTTCCAACGGAAATGAGGAAAACTTTGGGAATTATTGAAAAAGACGATATAGAAATCTTCATGGAAGAAGAAAGCATCGTGATTGCATCATATTCTGCCGTGTGTCTGTTTTGCGGGTTTTCCGAGGAACTAATAGACATGAAGGGAGGGCCTGTATGCACACATTGTGCACATGAACTCCAATCCTGGGGAGTATGAGAACTTGTACACTATATCAGAACTGAGTCTTATCCGGTGAAAGAGGAGTTTAGCATCTGGATGTTTAATTGAAATAAGTTAGATTTTCTCAGAAAGGAGTCGCATATGACTCTTGCAGAACTGCATGGAAAACTAACAGCTCAAGAAGAATCCGAAGACCTGTTAACGTCGGATGTCTTCGGAACGTTCAAGTACGTCAGTCCAGGTAGAGGGTAGTGTCAAGAAGTTTGTGTAATTTCTTTTCAGTAGGGTTATCCATCGAAGATGGATAACATCATTATTTGGTTTGTTTTGGTAGGTGGGGGGTACCCCCCACCGAAAATTAGAACTTTATCCCTCTTGGATTGAATATTCAGAACTAATATCCTTGTTGAATTGCTGGACTGTCTCGGAATTATTTTGGATAATTATTCCTTGTCGAGAGTCTCGGAGACAGCTGGGTAACGCTCTTCATACATTCGCTGTAGCCCGGCTTTTGTTTCCTCATCGCCAAAGCCTCGGATGACCCTGGTACTCCATTTCTCGTTGTACGCTGTGACCTCCAGATAGATAATTTTCTCAGCAGCGTCCATATTTGTTAAGCTGTTCATCGGTCTAAAACGTTTGCGAAGTTCTTTGTTCGTCCGCTCGATGGCATTTGAAGTATAGATTGCGTGACGAATCAGCTTCGGATATTTGTAAAACGTCAGGAGCGTTGAAAGTTGGCCTTCCCAGGACTGAATTTCTTTCGAATACTTTTTCCCCCACTTATCTTTGACGGTGTCGAACGCAGCTACGGCCAAGTCCTTGTCTGGTGCGGTGTACACCGTTTTGAGATCACTGAGAAATTCCGTCTTGTCACCGACTCGGATTTTTGGGAAGGTACTTCGCACTTTATGTACGACGCAGTGCTGAACGTCAGCCTTTGAATAGATTTCTCGAAAGGCTTCTTCGAGACCAGGGAGCCCATCAAATACACCCAGTAACACTTCGTGTACTCCACGGTTGTATAGGTCCTTGAGCACGTCCTTCCAACCGTTGGCACTTTCTTTGCCGCCCACGTAGAAGCCGAGTATTTGTCGGTATCCGTCTTCGTTGATACCCATCGCCAGGTAGACGACTTCGCTGTCCACCGTAGTACGTTTTAACTTGATGTAGATGCCATCTAGGTAGATGACCGAATAACGCTTTTCTAACGGACGCTGCTGCCATTCTTCTACATCTTCCAAAACGGTCTTTGTGATATTACTGATGGTCGTTGGCGAGTACTCTGTGCCAAACATCCCTTCGATAAATTTCGCGACATCCCGGGTACTCATACCGCCTTTATACATGTGAATGACAGCCTCTTCTAGCCAACCTTCCCGGCGTTGGTATGGCTCAAACAACTGAGTCTGAAAGGCGTCCTTACGGTCTCGGGGAACCTGTAGGTCCTCTATCTCGCCATACCGCGTTTGTAAGGAGCGACCATAGTAACCATTTCTACTCGGGCGGCGCCCCTCATACTCCACATTCAGGAAATGCTCAATTTCTTCTCGCATGATAAACTCGAGTTTTTCCTTAACAAAGCCTTTCACGAGATTTTCCATTAGATCTCCAATACTCTGTTCATGTACACTATCCATAGGTAGGGCTTCCTTTCTGGTGATGTCGCAATCCCGAGGATACCCTACCTTTTTGTTATCTGAGAAGGATCCAAATTCTCCTACACAA
Proteins encoded in this window:
- a CDS encoding ATP-binding protein — encoded protein: MSGEARLFDLNIEKVLEHWSVAYAVREILANALDEQVLTKTQPPEIFKDDQGKWHLRDFGRGLKYEHLTQNENKEKLKNKDIVIGKFGFGLKDAFATFDRHKVKISIFSKHGDITVAKAGKHGFSDVATLHAYISAPSDKAFIGTDFVMDGVKDTDIETAKSYFLQFSEEEVLETTSKGSVIRRQPRLKGRIYVNGLCIAEEDNFLFSYNVTSPSAKLRKALNRERTNVGRSAYTDRVKSILLACSSSSVADDLANDLQNFQRGTMHDELDWTDVALHACKILNSTDNVIFLTSEDLRTGGSLVSHAEDDGKRIIIVPEDIAAKFGRIRDFEGNPIIDLGEYRNQWNDSFQFNFIEPEALSKKEQAVFAYRDRLVKVVGRNAKRVKAIKISETMRMNSYDHNQALGLWDPAREMIVIRRDQLATLHDFAGTLLHELCHATTGTDDESLEFEHGLTVLLGKVAGEMLSVSGK
- a CDS encoding SEC-C domain-containing protein, giving the protein MFVPMNEAKKYQFKPYEECPCESGQKYKFCCYAKSRNSKVDFRDYSATRITAEGRRLLKDTEFKMCFAFDTSECSKDLIGAHSIQNNGVLDKISVENHVYALSSEIDQNTMYPQLEFTPIGKNQASIFSGFCKKHDEDYFKCIEDKDYEGTLEQNYWFGFRALCFELHRKLRLKKSFANFFKKYPGATRTPSIYTEYYNTKLSIRDSWTEYERFKSAYAKKSFNNLESIVKVVPFTVGFTATTSVGVGMDMEGNLAADIYNYNDKHFIPNLYVSVIPKENMTLIIISRFHEDNCYKNILSQLNGNENDEKLFRYISFCLAEYSENVYFSPAVIDSLSEANKRKIKTAFMGVLSPTPELRLRNLYATTSLNLFDLKL
- a CDS encoding ATP-binding protein, whose amino-acid sequence is MIPITQFSWRNIRSYNNSQNNAFEELVCQIARGEEIRGKISFIRVGAPDGGVEAYCRLKNGKEYGWQAKYFDSMGDSQWKQLDKSFKTAFRTHSSLVKYYICIPLDRQDPRIDNEKWFMDKWNKHVQTWTEHAAAQGRHIEFEFWGSSELLSRLSQEKHVGTRFFWFAAEDFSEGWFRDRLDVSIDSLGKRYTPKLNFELDLSRTFDGITREQTFCEQFEHLYRQVQKDIKSIVNGVREDTLRSAAEAISDASKTLREAFDGIVLSEMNDVPLTKMANICLKMSDSVGICVEYYYKNRGKEGKANQDNKGNMHSLESNQFNSELYSLRQLEVALTELYDFLTGPSSLLANTPIMILKGEAGIGKSHMLADVAKHKAELGIPTILLLGQHFTNDDNPWTQILNNQLRVDMNEEEFLGAINAKAQSIGSRALIMIDAINEGRGRFFWTEHIRGFIRTVRKYKWIGLVISVRTSYETLLLPSDIITNDVAIRVTHYGFAEVEYEASKLFFDSYNIQQPSVPLLHPEFQNPLFLKIFCEGLYNSGLTVIPEGLEGISQILDFYVNSINERLSTASKLDYPSNINLVRSAVMSLIARKMESKLGYVPYKDANKLVCDETRDYTSDWRRFLDELINEGVITENLFYNGQEYVTGVYFAYERFDDHISVSYLLQHYLIKDNPGLSFQEGQELHGYVKDERSCEINKGLIEALTIQLPEAIGMELYEVAPYCKSFYPVVEAFVGSLIWRKVDTISEKVLPYVNKEVLRRKGTFDKFWDSIILTATSPRNFFNADRVHSMLMKQSLSERDAWWTPYISTHFSESTGVKRVIDWSWTTEDRTYISDESVRLSAIIISWFLTSPNRPLRDAATKALVCLLQDRIGVLIDVLVAFEAVNDPYVYERLYGAAYGCALRATSKEDIYILCKYVYKTIFAKEQTYPHILLRDYARGIVEFSFHLGMEDGAVDIAKARPPYRSEWYEYVPTLADIDHYKFDYNSEGFKKKYWGQNNVLRSMMTEYGTGMYGDFGRYVFQSVVSSWENHFDPQALSNIATKRVFELGYNVELHGEYDTEYTQNDNRHEHTNERIGKKYQWIAFHELLARLSDNYTMGEIDYDSRRAGTGKRTYKEIAFNGPWNPFVRDIDPTMLIRKNGNSRNFYNGMYRLPEENLDLWVHDYRSIPPLEDITLIRKSEKEFVLLSSYISWQERRDEDDYKDKKELFVKATGLLVPEGKVDYYARSKAVHNYSYRNYWAEEYNAFSREYFWHPVFVDRKLDVELDEETERELKETTMEYLWGTGYDKSIDGSIRYLIPSEFVVNQLSLRQTREGYWVNSDGEVICFDNALEGYNTGLFIERTSLEEMLHQTGLALIWDIFVEKVANRELHQWRTVARLQDEGVDVIWKYDEDNWPLQF
- a CDS encoding IS256 family transposase yields the protein MDSVHEQSIGDLMENLVKGFVKEKLEFIMREEIEHFLNVEYEGRRPSRNGYYGRSLQTRYGEIEDLQVPRDRKDAFQTQLFEPYQRREGWLEEAVIHMYKGGMSTRDVAKFIEGMFGTEYSPTTISNITKTVLEDVEEWQQRPLEKRYSVIYLDGIYIKLKRTTVDSEVVYLAMGINEDGYRQILGFYVGGKESANGWKDVLKDLYNRGVHEVLLGVFDGLPGLEEAFREIYSKADVQHCVVHKVRSTFPKIRVGDKTEFLSDLKTVYTAPDKDLAVAAFDTVKDKWGKKYSKEIQSWEGQLSTLLTFYKYPKLIRHAIYTSNAIERTNKELRKRFRPMNSLTNMDAAEKIIYLEVTAYNEKWSTRVIRGFGDEETKAGLQRMYEERYPAVSETLDKE
- a CDS encoding DGQHR domain-containing protein; the protein is MIIHQVVRMKETGRVVYSTHTPCSMIFPLVVVRTVEVALGFQRIRDKKKISSISRYLRQPFTPLPELTMVCDGEVEFIPYDSRYPDYGALHVSALELLDGQHRLFGAELLYRRSKHSYDTMLRMKVYHNLTHDERIQVFCDLNEYATKLPQSHIRLLRDKSFATLESIRLEQSENSPLNGLIALDGKRGKAFGKFITLESFARAIEEICKSPKLGALQSEKRSELIEMFFTYVFSELSDFLTPEYRLLNSYGVAFLGAVGREYMQECLRNGELDSDRFQGLITLLRRHEWSKEKGVTGMVSGHQHAQKFLRDVVFRVNAAG
- a CDS encoding AbrB/MazE/SpoVT family DNA-binding domain-containing protein, with the protein product MGRVVLPTEMRKTLGIIEKDDIEIFMEEESIVIASYSAVCLFCGFSEELIDMKGGPVCTHCAHELQSWGV